CATGCCATCGCGGAGGCATAGCCCATCTTGAAGTTCAGGAAAGCGTTGTTGAACAGGTGCAGCGCGTAGAAGAGCGTCGAGTCTTGCGGGCCGCCGCCGGTCATGACGTAGACCTGCGTGAAGTACTGGAACGAGTGGATCAACCCCATCACCAGGTTGAAGAAGATGATCGGGCTTAGCATCGGCAGGGTGATGTGCCGAAGCTTCTTCCAACTAGACGCGCCGTCGAGGTCCGCCGCCTCGTAGAGCGCTTCCGGGACGTCCTGCAGACCTGCGAGGTAGATCAGCATCCCGCCGCCCGCGCCCCAGAGCCCCATGAAGATCAGCGCCGGTTTCGCCCACGCAGGGTCGATCAGCCATCCCGGTCCCTGAGGAGCGGGAAGTCCGACCGCATGGAGCGCGCTCCCGAACCAGCCGATGATCTGGTTCACCAGGCCGATCTGCGGGTTCAGAAGCCACATCCAGAGCGCCGACGCCGCAACGATCGGCGTGATCGACGGCAGGTAGTAGATCGTCCGGTAGAAGGCCATACCGCGGACCTTCAGGTTCAGGAGGAACGCGAGCGCGAGTGACGCGAGTAGCCCGACGGGCAGTCCGAAGACGATCATGTAGAGCGTGTTCCAGAGCGACCGCCAGAACAGTTCATCCTCGGTGAACAGCATCCGATAGTTCTCCACGCCGATCCAGTGCGGCGGTGAGATGGCGTCGAAACTGCAGAAGCTGTAGTAGATCGACTTGACGATCGGGTAGGCGACCAGGCCCAGGAAGCCGAGTATCCACGGCGCGGCGAAGAGCAGCCCGTTGCGGAGGTCGGTCTTCTCGGTTTTCGAGAGTTTTTGGCGCATAGTGTTCCGGTTCTCAGTCGGTCCGTTCGCA
This window of the Armatimonadota bacterium genome carries:
- a CDS encoding sugar ABC transporter permease, whose product is MRQKLSKTEKTDLRNGLLFAAPWILGFLGLVAYPIVKSIYYSFCSFDAISPPHWIGVENYRMLFTEDELFWRSLWNTLYMIVFGLPVGLLASLALAFLLNLKVRGMAFYRTIYYLPSITPIVAASALWMWLLNPQIGLVNQIIGWFGSALHAVGLPAPQGPGWLIDPAWAKPALIFMGLWGAGGGMLIYLAGLQDVPEALYEAADLDGASSWKKLRHITLPMLSPIIFFNLVMGLIHSFQYFTQVYVMTGGGPQDSTLFYALHLFNNAFLNFKMGYASAMAWILFVITLACTLVVFRSSARWVYYSGDLK